TCGTTTTCTTGGTTCTGACTCCCAACGCCCCTAAGCGCAACAAAACAAGCGGCTGCGCGAGCGAATAGTTTGGTGCACTTTTCCATCCAAAGGACTACTATTCagtgtaatttttaaaagaaaaggcgatctcacaaacaaaatgattaGGAAGCGTCTGCTCGAAATGAAGATTCATTAAGAGTATTTGCGCGCTGAAATTGATTTTCCAGAAAAAACGAAGATacgagaactgaaaaaaaaacatcacaacatCACATCGCAGATATCctcaattaagaaaaacaactgaTGCCAACTACAACTGTCTGTAGTGGAAAgaaagttctttgttttgtgtATAGGATCGAAATACATGCACTTGTCACACAAACCCTAGCGAGGTGCAGGCCTCAGTGCAAACGACGCAAATTCGTGTCAAGTGATGACATTACCTAAAAAGGAGATAAAATATTCGTGCTACTTACGTTTAAAAGATGATGTAAATTAAGAATGCCATGAAGTTGTGTGGTTAAATAGAAATCTTAAAATTGAGACATATTTTTCTCCTCTGATAGATTTGAGATCATTTCGAGGGTAACCGAAATGCAcagttttgtttatatttcaaaacttaacagGGTATGGTTCAATTAATAATTGGTCTCTTTGACCAATAAAAGTCTTCTAAATGATGAGGTTTTCAGCTTTAATAAGTCAGCTAATTTGACATCTGTTAGTGACATGCCCACTGCAGGATACCCTGGaagcaaaaatacaaataaaaaaaagaaaaatcaccgCTGTTGTCATAAGTATCTTCACTATTCATCGATGTCCGCTAAGAATAATTGTGTAGTCGTACGGGTGACATCAAAGGAGTTAAAAGTTTCCACCACATTATCTTTGcaaacaaaatggaacaaagtAATACCTTTCGGGTTATAATCGTTTCCTCCTCTTTTTAACATCATTGCCGTCTTCAACTTTTCTGGTCATAAAACAGGCATAGgagtaaaaacatgaaataattgaCCAATACTAAATAGTAAAAGTAGGCTAAGGACCGTTCTAAATGCAGCATCTGGctcaaaaatgtaatttgtgtttttctcccttttttcctttaatttgtaacaaaatctAAGGAGCCGAAGGAAACAGGGACGACCAATCTAAATAATTAACAATCTGTCGTAAAGCGCTTTAAGAAAGCAATTCCTTTTTTAGTAGATTTCAAGCTAAATCTATTCAAAcactgttgattaaaaaaatgaattcgaCGCAAGCTGTGAAACTTCTTCAAGAGAGAGAATCCGAATAGTAGCTACAAAAAGCAAATGCTTAGAATTGTTTCAATCATGTGCCAGGCCCTGACACCGCGTAAAACTTTTTCAGCGTTGAAtagattcttttttaaaaggcgaatcttttttccctttatttggCAGTTACTCTAGCACTGTAGGTGGGAAGATCTAAGGGATGACGATCCGTTCAGAGATTGGTTTACTCAGAAAGGTGtcgttattttgcttttttttttttttttttttttaaggcgtGGCCACAAACAAGTCAAGCGAGAAGAAAGCGCCAGGGGCAAGACAAGCGCAAGAGGAAAAGCTCCTCGTCTTTCACGTCTCACTCCTGGTACTTTTCTGTATCCccctgaaaaacacaaaaacgaCCCCTGCACCACCGGCTGTTGAGATCCAATAGATTTTTTTAGAGTTAGGTAGTAAAATCCTCTACTTGCTTTGGTTTCTGTATCCGCCTAAAAACCGACAATGAAAAAAGGACACTTGTAGCCCCATCTTCTGAGATCATGTCCGTAGTTACACAAGAATTAATAGAGTTAGTTAGAAATATCCtctatttgtttgatttctAAACGGATGTAGATGcggtgaaaaaaataacagatcACAATTCCACAAACTGAGATTTTAATAGATAATCTATTTTACCAAGCTAAAATTTCACAGGTATATTTCTTTCTGGAACAATGTAAAATTTCAACGTTGTGTTTCACATTCCAAAAACTGCTTCTGGTTTACTTGCAGTCGAAAAAAATCGCCTATTGCAAGTAGAGCCATACAACTCAGGTTATATGCTTCTGTATTACGTCAATGCTATTTTAAACAGACTACGATCTCTTTTTATGTCTTCTTTTAACCGCCTTAACTCATCAACCGACATCATATAATTTATACAATTATAAAATTAGTAGttagttcatatgacacgcaatggatcagcaatgtcaataacgtcatatttgtaaatagaataagtgAGATGGtgagttttgagctcagtaaagaaatagagaaagacggaaaacatctttctctttttctttttctttttctttttctttctcgttcttCCATACTATCTTTACCATTGACATACCTCTAATAATCGAgtttaaaaagaagtttaaagATATTTAAAGATTTTGAAGTGGGATATCGATTGTATTTAAAGGGTTTGAAGCACTgcggaaaattatttttgttaagaCTGTCTTTACTTCAGGCATCCGTATGGCGTAGATTATAGGATTTATCAGTGAGTTGGCAGCCACAAATGTCGTTTTTACCATcataacatgaaaaaatgacTCGTGGGAAAAGCTGTAGGAAAGCTCGGAATTAGAAGCCTCAAAACCCCAGAATACCATCATCGGTAGAAACGTTATCAACGACCCAAAAGTGACCAAAAATAATGTActcgtcagttttctttccctcaggACGGCTGCACCATGGTGTTGAGGACGACGAACACAGCGGACTTTGAGATAGATAATTATATAACATACCACGACGACAAAAATAAGGGTACAATAATATGCGAAAGAAATCAGTTTAAAGAAGTCGTAGAAGCGAGTAGAGGGTAAAACTTCAATTATTACCGAGTTCGTGACGCTAGGCACCAACCAAATGATTGTTATCATCACTCCAtaaacgatgcttaaaagggCGGATTGTAGCGTGCACACGTTCTAATGAAATAACAGCGAGgttaagaagggaaacttgatAGACGTCTTGCCCTAACACTAATTCTAGAATATATAACCAAGTGATATTAGGTCTATGGTACTCCCACAGAACACAGAAAAAGCCTCCGTAGCCTTCAATGATCAGAGACCCGTACAGCAACCCGACCAATAGATCGACTACGGCTTGGTGGATGATCAAGCATGTACTCCGTCGCTGTAGCTGGCGCTGCTTCACAAatgcaatgatgatgatgacattaAGGATGACAATGGTCAGGCATTCAGCACCGAATACAGCTAACCAAGGAATGCATTTTGATGCAGAAAGCGGTGGATCGTGGATCGTGTCATCATAGGTACTATTGTTGGGACTGAGAGACATTGAGTTACGCTAGAACCAGCCTGAATAGGAGTGAAAAACGTTTATGATGTAAAAATGATCCTGTAAAGTTCTTTGTAACATGCAATTTGTGCGTTTACTTTTCGAGTGTCGGTTCACGAGTTTAAACATTGGaaaagggggttagtttctagagaaactgtggtactgcgtcggtgggagagtataacaggtactttagtgtcaacaactgagttgaaaaactaaccgccgtaaagagttttaagactgacgtttcgagtgttagcccttcgtcagagcgattagaggaattttACGTTGAATGTGGATGAATGGttaaaggaattgtgggttgaaCGTGGGTTTAAGCCACATTCAACCCACAATTGGGTTGAATAGAATAgaaaacgtcagcctttaaactctttacggtggtcaatttacgttttcaactcagtcgttAACAGTAAATTATCTGTTAAACCTTGGTAGTTTGCTTAGTTAgctttaagttttttgttttttttttctttgagttttttcttttttctaaggTATCTGATGAAAGGAAACcgtgctactctggtttaaaagatttaatgaatgtaaccgagaagttacaattcatagacccaacgtttcgaacTCCTGTCGAGtaccttcatcaggggtgatctaaacgctgcaacaagatgTCCTTTTGTacgctcactaattagctgcctttttctGACGAAGAGTAAAttggcgtcaggaagtaagccgccatcatcaaTATTTAAAGGAGTGTGGGTGGAGTTAGTgtgccaggcttccaaacaaaggcgctggtggtaacgccgataagtggtgataattttagacttatcccacccaattgtatggttagttaggcatgtgcGCTCCGACGAAGccgaattttcttttttgcgagagaaaaccgctttttgatgctctttcaaacgtgtaccaaactgacgtttggtctgtccgatgtattcgttatcacagttATTACAAGGAGGAGAAAAaatagcgtcggttcgttgttcgTTCGTAACAGTAGGTTTGGAAGCTTGGctaactccgcccacgctcctttaataGTagtgatggcggcttacttcccGACGCCCATgtacacctcgtcagaaaaaaagatctATCTTTTATGCATCTTCTTTCTGCCTGCACCGCTcttcggaaaaaaaaagtataaaagaAAGAGTAATGGCTGATGTTCTTAACGGAATACTGAAGTATTAATGAATTTCATTGAActcaatgaaattcaaatatttcctttttcttcgacATGAATCTGCAAGGAACTCAGAGTTTTTGAGAAAATGTTAGTAAAAAAGAACGGAGATCTGGCAAATCATCAGCaacatgaaaaagtaaaaatataataataaaaatataataaaattcgAACATAGTATATAATGCTGACAACCATGGATTATATACTCCATAgaacagaaaatatattttagggACATATAGGATTAAACTATAAATCACGCGAAAAAGTTTCCCTTTATCCGTTTATGAGTAAATTCAGATGCTTTCGCTATGAAGAAGCCCTCCCTATGGCGAGGAAAAAAGTATCCTAAGGCTGAATATATATTACCCACCAAAGAAAGAATTTATCAAGTTCTTGCAACTCTCTCGCTGCTACATCCGCTGATACAGAAGTTCTTAGCCATATCAGACTTATCCTAACTAAAACAAACACGTCACAAACTGATCAAATTTTGCAGTCTAAGAATACCAACAATCGAGCTATAACAAAATAGGCCATATCTTACGTACCCTTATAACATCACGCGGAGAATATCAGAGACGGAGGATCCTATTAGAGGTATCCATTAATACAAACAACAATCATGGGAGACTTAAGCGTTGCAACGTGTGAGTGGAATTATTAGCCCAAAAGCCGCAAATTTATCATctaagaaaatcatttttttagtatttactTTGAATAACAGAGTAAATTAGGATAAATGCCAAATTGTCTGCTAAATGAGAAATCCTAAAATTGAGACAACTTCATCTTCATTGGCATCGACGTGGGGAGACAGCGAAACTAACATACTATTTATCTTTTGATGCGCACCAAAGTATGATGTATTAAGTAATTGAGCTCTTTGACGAATAAAAGGTTTTTCGGTCGTTgtattttcttgcttttatttctCAGCTGTTTGCTATCTTATAATGAAGCACaatatttatcttttctttttgtgataAAACGTACAAAAGGGGCATGCTCAGTCCGAACAGTGAATTACACATCGAAAACAAGATACCCTGACAGCCAGTGTACACCGAAAAAGACGAACGGGCATTGCTGCTAAGCGTCATTTCATTGTTAACCGTTTTCTGATAGAAAAAATGTGGAATTATACGGGTAGAATTCGAATTCCATTAGCTCAGCAAACAAAACTTAATCTAAGTAATTGCTTTCAGATTCCAATTGTTATTGCTATTCCTTCTTTTAAGCATTTATAACAGTCTTAACCTATTCTGGTCATAAAACAGTCGTCGGAATAATACTTAAAAACTTAAGATTGTCAGATGTCAAGCTTCATCTTTTCTTAATACTACAGAATAAAACGTGTAATCAAGAAGATTTCGGCAAAGTGCACTCCCTAAGAAAGTCACATAGCTTTCCGACAAGAGGTAATTTCCTGCCAAAGCTTTCTACCTTTTCTGTTTATTGaggcttttatttgaattagaTTTGCAGTGTTTAAATTCTGTATTTATTGTCGGTCTTAACATCCTCACCCCATTATGTGGCTCCGTATAATCTGAGGAGATCAGCGTATTTCGATCCTCAGTAAgaaaatcaatacattttttccttcagacAGGCAATTGCCGTTCAGATAACTCGTATTTCTAAACCACCACGACAGCAGGCATCAACGATTTGAGGATTCCATTTTCCCTGTTGAAGTACAGTACAGTACATCTGAAGTAAAAGGCTGCTTCTGCAGTGCTCTTCTCCTGCTTCGTTGACTCGGCAAAGAAGCCAGTAAGTACGAACAGTCGAATATCCACTTCGCAGTCTTAAGTTCAGGCTGAAGCTTCATTTTTCgcaataattttaatcagaaaatgtaaataaaatgttaaaaatggcTAAGCGACTCGCCGAATGTCAACAGCCTTTTCTTGTTGCTTATGTTTCGTGTTGAGTCTGGCTTGTAACGATAAACCCCAAGTTACATATAACAtttcagaacaaagaaacacaACTAGCGGTACCATACAGGTCGGGCGCAGTTTCATGAACACAAATGATGAGCAACAAGGGGATCAAAAGAGAAAACTCATATATTCACATATTTGAAATACAGACTGAGCTGAATGTGCAcctacttatttattttttctattgcGAGATGATCAATTTACTTTTGTGGGGTTCCGGTCAACCATAGTCCTTTACACGCAAGAACACAGCAATACGCTCTGTtgaggaataaaaacaaaacaaaacaaaaaaaatacccGTGAAAATTATCACAGCGCAGAGATAAAAGCACAGAGCAGATCTTCTTCCGTTTTCAGCTCAACTTTATGATAAAACCTGAATACTCCTTCAAGCAGACCCAATTTTAAATGGACACGCGCACTTGGGCCAAAGTCGCGatcgtttttctttatttgaaaacataccCGCATTTGGCGAACACCTTTATTACGCGGATGTCATCACCGCAATTGTGTCCTATAGtgactcaaaaaaatttttttagcagaaACTTTGAGAGGTTTAACAACAGATGGTCTTTCCTAATTCACGAAAGCTGTATTGCGCTTAAATCGTgttcagttgaaaaaaatgggAGCTTCAGATATCTCCTTCCAGAATTATCAAACTGCTTTCACGTCTACTCTTCCCATTTTAAGAAAGTAGTCATTTAACTATTATCGTCGCTTTAACGACTTTTCGTTTACCACCTGATATAAGATAAAATGTCATTTACCTTCATTTCTAAACGTTTTTATAAGCTGAATTTCAGTCATCTGGGATGGTAAACACATCCCgttgtttaataaaaaatgtttgcacaaAACAAAAGGCAAGCAGTTTATGTATACCAATATAATGGTTCTACATTAAGTAATTAAATTCATTCTCTGAAGACTGTATAATTATCTTTCTCTTCTAAGtctcctttttaatttctttaagttgatgagaaaaaaaaggatggaaatATATTTCGACTTCTGCCGACCGAGTTTGGGCAAAAATTTAGAATATGTCAGAAAATCATCCTGTTCTTCTGAGCTGAAGGATATGCTTGATCATTTCAACTCTAATTTGTTATATTCAGATCGTATCAAAAAAGTGTTAAGTGTGAAGTGAACATAAATATCTCTTACTGTTGCGCTAATTCCCTTCTCTCTCTGGAAAGGAAAGAATATGTAAAATACCTTAGTGtccttttcaattcaaaatgatcTCGGACTCGACacattgaattttatttcagctaAGATAAGCAAGTCTCCAGGCATTTTATCACGATTGAGAAATTTTGTCTCACAACTACAGTGTATTGCTTAACTTATATCCATCTTTTATTCAAGCTTACTTGTCCATTGGGGTTGCAGTCTGCGGCCAAGTTGCCCGATCGAGTTTGGAAAACGCGTTGATTCTGCAAAAACATGCTCACcgcataatatttttcaaaccctTTAAATTTAACGCTGTGCCTTTTGTCAACTTGTCAAACATTCTTCCTCGTCATCTGATCTATTTCAAGACAATATGTTCTTTTATGCATAATTTGTCAACGATCTAACACCACCCGACACTTCAGAATTATTTAGTTATTCTTCAGAAGAACACCATTATTATACAAGGTCCTCAGCGGCCGGTAATCTCTATCTTAAACATTCGAGAACAAAACATAAGAAAGATTCTTTCTCAAGACTGGGTGCAAGGATCTGGAATAGTATTCCCATCCGTCTTCTTTTTCTACCcaaatatgaatttaaatggTATACACAGACagctgctaaacattttgaCGCGAGAGGATACTTATGTTGACGTCCATACTTTAGCtgacaaatttagaaaattattccatttttagattcattttctttctttttgttttttcgcgTGTAATTTTATTCTGGTTGTAATACGTAATACCTAATTGGCTCCTCTGTAATTAATCgtactatttttttaaaacgttCCTGTATGTGTATGCTCTCCTAGTTAATTCCTCTTTGCAGTGAAACTTAGCATTGAAGAACGTTTGTTTCCTCGATTAGCTTCGCCGTTTTTCGGGTAGGGATTGCTAGGAATTTAAATTgccaaagtaaataaataaattttattgtcgTTGTTCATGTTGCTTTCCAAAGCGGTGGAGTCGTCGCCAGAATGAATTAAGAAGAATGAAAGGTTGTTATTCTAGCCCATTTAGTTTAAAGACAAACCGAAATTCGAATCATAGAAGAAAGCGCGAGGTAAATGGAGTGTAAAAGGATTGGAACCGTGTTTTTTTTCGTCCTAGTCCATGCGTGTTTTGATGGCTTGCGATTTAATAAAAAGCTGAATAATGGAATCTATAGCATACTGTAAGCTCAACTTTAAAAAGATATTCAGTCACTCCTGCCAAAATGCCGGAAAGCGGTCTAAAATAAAGTCTACACCTGTAAAGTAGGAGGTCATACGATACATTTACTAATTTTTATTAATGTCCTCTTCCTGTCTGCCTGTTCTATTGATTCATTTAACTTATAGCTATCACGTAGGAATACTTTATAAATTGAAGGATTTCGACGGGTGTTTTCAGTTGAGGTAGCTAAGCTTGGCCGAAGTCTTCTCTTCCTTTTACTAATCCAAGTGATATTTCAGGCTTTTAGAGTGCCGCCGTGGATGATAACTTTCTGTCCTTaccagaaacaaaaagatttggaaATCGTCCATTGCTCGCCTGAGGTATGTTATTTAAGTATAACCAAACCACAAGATTCCGAGGTATTATACCTCATGTAAATCGTGTTATGATATCACCAACGACTGCTTCAAGAGAACCTTTTGTCTGATCGTTGCTTTCTGCATGTAGCAAATAACCCAACTTATTACACATAAAAATACCTAAAAGCTTTGGGGTCTAAATTAAAGATTTCTTGTGGTATGCCTCTTGTATTACAAATTGAGGAATCATGAATGACCGTGTTTTGCatgcattccttttttctttttaaacaacatatttttgttatttagttGTGTTGGCTCGTCACTAGCAATTTTCatctctcaattttacagcaAGGCACTGCTACAATTTCACTCCACACCCAACAACTATTTAAAGTTACAAGaggtagttttcttttctccaagAATAACTAGTTGTTCATTTGAGGTAAGCCGATAGAACTTTATGtttaaaattgttgataatGAAGATCAAGTTAAGCAAAATTCCGGAGTGATGTGTTCCGAGGAGATTTGTCGAGctgaatttatttaattttgcccCAGTTTTGAGTAGTTGACAAGAGAACgctgaattgttttgaaaataatttaaactctttgtctttgaatatcattatttttcaccATTTGATAATTCGTACAAAATTTGATTCTTTATAAAAGTTCTGTGGCAATTGTTCAGTATCACTCATCAGTTAAGATCGATCAGACCTTCGCCGCCTACTACTATGACATAAATCCATAGTCCATCAAATAGAAAGATCATCATCAACAGTAGTCCTTGTATTGGAATATTGTTACCTTTTTCGGTTTTATGTAGACTGTTTCGTTTTCATTCATATTTAGATTATTTGGCTTGCGGTAAACCAATCTCAGTGGAAGTTAATGGCTTCCAACTCTAGCGTAGCTTCTCACAATATCACAAACCTCAAGTACCAGAGATCGCTTCCAACCTCTTCCTGTATCCCATGGTCTGCTGTGCTCAGCATTGAGTGTCTAGCCATAGTCATTCTCAAcatcatcaccattattgtaTTTGTGAAGCAGCACCAGCTACAGAGGAAAAGTACATACTTGATCATCCATCTGGCCATAGTTGATTTGTTGGTCGGGACCGTATCAGGGCCGATGCAGATACATTTATTCTTTCTTTGGTGTTATGGGAAGAGTTGGAGTAGAACGTTTTCAAGAATAAGTTTAGCAATACGtccttttttctcctttgcaTCGATTGTTAATCTAACTTTCATTTCGTTAGAACGCGTACACGCAACATATCGcccttttaagcatcgtttaatcaagaaatgggtttatggaCTAGTTATAGCTTTTATATATTTATCAACAATATGCAAAGGTACAATAGAAGGAGTAACCGATTGGCCATTGAACGTAATTTGGGTTGTAAGTTCTTATTTCATTCTTCTGGTTCTCATGTGGCTatgttatatttcaatttatatCAAAGTTCGTTATGGTCGCCAACATCAACTTCATGGTGCAGCCGGCCTGAGGGAAAGAACATTGACGAGTACGTTGTTTCTTGTCACCTTTGCATCATTATTAACTTTTCTACCAGGTCTTATTTGGGAAAGTATGATTCACCTTCATATCATGTCCATTCCAAACAGGTCCACTTATCTGCAAATTGATGGCACTATGATAACATTATTCTTGGCCAATTCGCTAATAAATCCTATTCTTTATGCAGTGCGGATGCCAGAATTTAGGGTAGGTATATCAAAGTTGGTATTTGGTAGGACGCCCCAGGACCATCGAAATCCGGTCGAATATCCACTTCGTAATCTTTAGTTCAGACCgacgcttcatttttttttccagtagttTTGACGCGATAAATACAATATTCAAAATGGTTTAGCGATTCAAAAAATCTTTACAGCTGTAATTTTCATAATCCAcattaaaatattctttgtCATTGAACATGTTTTGTGTTTAGCCTGACTTGTAATGGTAAACCCCAAgacaaaacatatttcacaacaaagagacaaacaacGAGCGGGACCACAAGAATCGGGCGCATTATTATTAATGTAAATGATGAACAGCAAGTTGGCGGAAAGAGCGGTATCCAGttctataaaattaaaatacctAAATTCTTTCTAAATTCTTTCTACGACTGGAACATAACACGGCTTAAGAGAGCTAAGTTCACCGCGGCGTCGATAAACGATGGTGAGCCACAAAATGGCCAACTGTATTTAcgttgaaattttccttagtTGATACGCCATCACAGGCGCACTCAAGAGGAATGAGgggagaaaaaatatatatatttcataaAGTAGCCACGGCAGTAGTAAGATTAAGGACGTAACAGAGCAAAACGTTAATATTTGTTAACTACAACCTGCATCAAACAGACATCCTGTATTGATGTTGATGTTTGCTTACTCGACGGGTTTTATCCAACAGGTTGAGAAGAAAGCCCCGAAACTCTTTACATGAGTTGTGATATTCTTTTAGAGTATTAAGTCCCTTAATAGTCCGCTGAATGAATTTGCCTTACCACCCGATATcagattaaacattttttatcttcagtTTTGGACTTTTTCATAAACGGAAATTCAGACAAGTCACTTGGGTTAGTAAACATTGTTTAATGCATAATGTTTGCGCACAAAAAGAGCAAGCGTTATATGTTTACTAACatataatatttttttgaaggaaattggACTACAATATGTTCTGCAGCTGTAACGTATGAAGTCATTTAACGTGCTGATATTCATAAACGTCCTCTTCCTGTCCACCTGTTCTATTGATTCATTCAACTTAGCAATCAAGGATCTCGTTTCTCACTCCAGGCGAGACACAGGCAAGAGAATGAACTCCTCGTCTTTCACGTTTCCGGTACACCTCGCGCTTTCCTCGCAGTTTTCTATACCCACCTAAAAAGCGCCTAACTCCCGTTTTAgggctgaaaaagaaagaaaactgcacCAGACAACAATTCCACAAATTAAGATTTTAATAGGCAATCGATTTTGCACTACATGCATGTCAAATGAATACTTCCTTGTGGTATAATGTAAAATTACAATGATGTTTTTCACATTCAAAAAATTGCTTATGGTTTCAACGCAGTCTCAAAGATCGTATCGAGTAGGTCAATATTATTTTAATCTGGCAAAGATCTCCTTCATGTGTCTACGTTAAACCACTTTATGTTGGTATTATGAAACTATCAATCGTCATCTtataaattatataattataaccATCTCAAAATCTTTCACCTTGCCTGAAATTTTTCGAATACCCCttttaaatgtaattacaaGGAATATCTTGTGATTTAGCACCAACTGTTACCTTATGCTCAATAGAATTATGCAATTCTCATTTTCACATATTGCTAACACTAACAAATAACAGTCGctttcaatctttttaaaagTACGTTGTTAAACACCTTTTACTGCTGAACCgagtttataaataaatatatacatgtgtATATATCACGGTGCAACCAATGAAAGTCGGACGATACTGATAATCAGATCGGTAAAAAATCCTCCCGACTTTCcattctttctcaaatttttt
This region of Pocillopora verrucosa isolate sample1 chromosome 3, ASM3666991v2, whole genome shotgun sequence genomic DNA includes:
- the LOC131799450 gene encoding trace amine-associated receptor 9-like; its protein translation is MASNSSVASHNITNLKYQRSLPTSSCIPWSAVLSIECLAIVILNIITIIVFVKQHQLQRKSTYLIIHLAIVDLLVGTVSGPMQIHLFFLWCYGKSWSRTFSRISLAIRPFFSFASIVNLTFISLERVHATYRPFKHRLIKKWVYGLVIAFIYLSTICKGTIEGVTDWPLNVIWVVSSYFILLVLMWLCYISIYIKVRYGRQHQLHGAAGLRERTLTSTLFLVTFASLLTFLPGLIWESMIHLHIMSIPNRSTYLQIDGTMITLFLANSLINPILYAVRMPEFRVGISKLVFGRTPQDHRNPVEYPLRNL
- the LOC136279447 gene encoding LOW QUALITY PROTEIN: muscarinic acetylcholine receptor M4-like (The sequence of the model RefSeq protein was modified relative to this genomic sequence to represent the inferred CDS: inserted 2 bases in 1 codon), which gives rise to MSLSPNNSTYDDTIHDPPLSASKCIPWLAVFGAECLTIVILNVIIIIAFVKQRQLQRRSTCLIIHQAVVDLLVGLLYGSLIIEGYGGFFCVLWEYHRPNITWLYILELVLGQDVYQVSLLNLAVISLERVHATIRPFKHRXYGVMITIIWLVPSVTNSVIIEVLPSTRFYDFFKLISFAYYCTLIFVVVVCYIIIYLKVRCVRRPQHHGAAVLRERKLTSTLFLVTFGSLITFLPMMVFWGFEASNSELSYSFSHESFFHVMMVKTTFVAANSLINPIIYAIRMPEVKTVLTKIIFRSASNPLNTIDIPLQNL